Below is a genomic region from Microbacterium sp. KUDC0406.
CTGCTTGTACAGCTCGCGCATCTCGCGGCGACGCGCGATCATCTCGTCGAGCCTGGCCAGCTGAGCACGACCCAGCGCCGCGAGCAGGTTGCTCATGCGGTAGTTGTAACCGACGTCCGCGTGCTCGTAGTGCACCACCGGCTGACGGGCCTGCGTCGCCAGATACCGCACGCGCTGCGCGAGGTCGGCATCATCCGTCAACAGCATCCCGCCGCCCGACGTGGTCATCACCTTGTTGCCGTTGAACGACACGACCGACGCACGGCCGAAGCTGCCGGCGGCGCGGCCGGCATGCGTCGCGCCCAGCGACTCCGCAGCATCCGCCAGCACCGGCACGTCGAACTCGTCGGCGATCTCGAGAATGCGGGTGTAGTCGACGGTCTTGCCGAGCAGATCGACCGGCACGATCGCACCGACGTGCTCACCGAGGTCGCGCAGCACCTCCAGTGCCTCACGCAGCAGCATCGGATCCATGTTGCCGGTCACCGGATCGGCGTCGATGAAGAACGGCTCGGCACCGGTGTACATGATCGCGTTCGTCGTCGCGGCGAACGTCATGGTCGACGTGACCACCACGTCTCCGGGCTTCACACCCAGCACCAGCAGACCGAGGTGCAGCGCCGCGGTGCCGGAGCTCAGCGCGACACCATGCGCGACGCCCACCCGCTCGGCGAGCTCGCTCTCGAACGCGTCGACATCCGGTCCCAGCGGGGCGATCCACCCCGAGCGCATCGCTGCGACCACGGCGTCCTCTTCGGCCTGCGTGACGTCGGGCGAGGACATGTAGATGCGCTCAGCCATTCGTCCGCGGCTCCAGGTTCAGCGGTTCGATCAACGTCGTGTCATTGTTGCGAGGCGATTGTTCCATCCTCGCCTTCCAGCCCGCCTTGTCCAGCCGCTCGGGCGTGATCACATCGGCCCGGGTGTGCGCGATCTTCGGGTGGAACGGCCGCTCCAGGTTCTCCCGCGAGCCGACGAGCTCTTCATGCAGCTTCTCGCCGTGCCGCAGGCCGGTGAACACGATGTCGATGTTCTTGCCCGACATCGAGATCATGCGCTTGGCCACCTCGAGAATCGACACCGGCTCGCCCATGTCGAGGATCAGCACCTCGCCGGGCCGCCCGATGCCGCCGGCCTGGATCACCAGCTGGCACGCCTCGGGGATCGTCATGAAGTATCGGGTCGCTTCCGGGTGCGTCACCGTGATCGGCCGCTCCTCGGCGATCAGCCGCTGGAACGTCGGCAGCATCGAACCGCGGCTGCCGATCACGTTGCCGAAGCGCACCGAGACGAAGTTCATGCCGGTCTGCTCACCCGCCCACGCGGTGAGCTTCTCGGCCACCCGCTTCGAGTGGCCCAGCACACTGGTGGGGTTCGCAGCCTTGTCGGTCGAGATGTTCACGAAGTGGGTCACGCCCACGTGCATCGCCGCGCGGATCACGTTCAGCGACCCCAGCACGTTCGTCTTCCACGCCTCGTCGGGGTACTGCTCCAGCATCGGCAGGTGCTTGAGCGCCGCGGCGTGGAACACCACCTCGGGGCGGCGCTGCTCGAAGAGGCGGGTCAGCGTCTCGGGCTCGCGGATGTTGGCCAGCACGACGTCGTTCGTGTCGAGCAGGCCGTGGCCGGCCGTGCCCAGCTGCGCGATCTGCAGCCCGGTCTCATCACGGTCGAGCATGATCAGCTCGGCGGGCCCGAACTTCGACAGCTGACGGCACAGCTCCGAGCCGATCGATCCGCCCGCGCCGGTGACCAGCACGCGCTTGCCGGTGACGTACCCGGCGATCAGCTCGACGTTGGTGTCGACAGGATGCCGGCCGATGAGATCTTCGATCTCGATGTCGCGCACGTCGACCTTGGCCTTCTCGCCCGTCATGAACTCCGTCAGCGACGGCGTCACCGCCACGCGGAGTCCCGCCCGCGCGGCCTCGTCGCTGAGCCGGCGCAGCAGCACGCTGTCGGCGTTGCCGATCGCGATGATCAGCAGAGACGCGCGCGTCCTGCGCGCCGCATCCTGGATCTGGCCGGTGCTCCCCACGACCGGCACCCCGCGCAGGCGCAGATGCTTCTTCGCCGGGTCGTCATCGAGCAGGCCCACCGGCTTGATCGGCGATGTCGGGTCGGTGATCACGGTGTGCAGCAGCCGGTCGCCCAGGTAGCCGGCGCCCACGATCAGCGCGGGCTCCGCTTCTGCAGCGGGCTTGCGCGAGTTCTCCAGCGCGAGACGCGCGATGTAGCGCACCCCGAACATCACGATCAGCACGAACGGCGCCGCGAGCAGCACGGTGCCGCGTGGGATGTCCATGGCGATGCCGAGGGGGATGACAACCAGCGAGAGCAGCAGAGTCTCCACGAGCACGATCAGCCCGAGCGCACGCACCTCTTCGAACGAGCCGTACGGGTACCGCCCGCGATACAGAGCGAGGAACACGCCGACGCCCACCTGGATCGCCCCGGCCGCGACGCCCAGCACGATCATCCACAGCCACGTGGTCGGCGTGGGCGTGAACTCGAAGCGCAGCGCGACGGCGAACACGATGCCGAACAGCCACGCCAGCCCGTCGATCAGCGCCACCGCAACGCGACGCCGCTGCTGCTGCACGGGGATGCCCCAGGGCAGCCCTTCTTCCGAGGCGTCTGCTTGCGCGCGCGCACGACTGTTTGAGTTCATCGATTCCCTCGACAGAAAGTTCTCCCGGCATCCGCCGACGTCCCCCGACGACGATCGATGCTTCTCCGCAACGATTCTCTCACACCCAATGCACAGGAATACACTTTCCGAACCTCAGCCCTCATCATCGCCCGTGACGGGCGAGGACGTCTTCGAGGACATCTCCGAGGAGGTGTCCGACGGAGGCTCCGTCTCATCCGGGCCGGGCGTCGGCGTGGACTCCGGCTGGGACGGCGGCGGATTCCGGCGTCGGCGCTCCTCCTCCTGCCGGCGGCGCTCCTCCTCTTCCGCCCGGAGCTGCTCCACCCGCGCCTGATCCACGATCAGGGCGAGGTAGGCCGAGCGGTACGCGGTGAGGACCTTCGCCGCGTCCGCACCGTGCAGCTTCGACGCCACGACGGCAGCGCCGGCATCCGTCATCGCCGCGCGGACCTCGTCATCGGCATCCGGATTGCGCTCGACCGCTTGGGCGGCCGCCTTCGCGAATGTCGCCGCGTACGCGGCGCGCTTCGCATCGAACGTCGATGCCAGCTCATCCAGCTGCTCCTTGTCCGAGCGCAGCTCGGCGCCGACCGCGTCGAGCTCGTCGAGCTGCTGCTGGGCGGCATCGATCGCCTTGCCGACCGACGAGAGCGAATCGGTGTCGACATCCGCGCGCTGATACGGCTCCGGCAGCGCGGGCACCTCCACCGCGTCGACCGCCGCGAGGTATGCGTCGAGCTCGCCGAGCGCAGCATCCAGCGCCTTGCCGTCGACGATCGCGATCGTCGACTCCTCTTCGTCCGCGCGCGGATCCGGTGCCTCGCGCACCCCCTCCAGCGCGGCGCGCAGTGCCTCGGCGTGCGAGATCGCGGCCGCCTTCTGCTCGGTCACCCGCTGCGACTCGGCCTGCACCGGCGGTCTCGAGGTTCGCGATCGTCTGCTCGTCGGCCTTCAGCACCGCGACCGCGTCTTGAGCAGGGCTCGACGTCGCCGCCTGCACCACGCCGACCGTGCCCGCGGTCATCAGTGCGAGCACAGCCACGGCCACAGCTGCCAGGCTGAGCAGATCGCGCGGCCGCCTCCGGCGGCGCATCTCAGACGGCGGCAGCTGCTCGCCGGCCCTCATCGGTGCGGCGTCTCGCCTGGCGGCATCCACCATCGCCACCAGCTGCGGCACATCGGCCGACACCGGCTCGGTGCGCGGCGCGCGCGGAGCACCGAGCATCCCATCCAGACGCCGGGCCGTCTGCCGGTCGTCGAGCACCGCGGCCGTCTGTCCGCGAGGACCGCCGGGGAAGATCTCATCGAGCGATGTCATCGCGATGCGGCGCCTTCCACAGCGGGCTCCTTCCGCACCGCACGCGGCAGGGCGGGCGGAACGCTGAGTCTCAGGGGGAACACGGCGCGCCCCCTGCCGCCATTCTGCCAGCCAGGAGCCTGATGAACTTCCCCGATGTGCTACGGATGCTGCGCCGGCAGTTCGTGCTCATCATCGCGGCGACCCTGATCGGCCTCTCGGCCGGCGCCATCACCGCCATGCTGACCCCGGCGCGATACCAGGCGTCCACCGACGTGTTCCTCTCGGTCGAGGTGTCGCCCGACGCCACCCCCGGCGAGCGCCTGGCCGCCGCCGGGTACATCACGCAGGTGATCGACAGCTACCGCGCCGTCATCAACACCTCGCTGGTGCTGCAGCCGGTCGTCGACGCCCTCGGGCTCGAGGTGAGCGCTCAGCAGCTGTCGGGCTCGGTGCAGACCACGGCGACGCTGCGCAGCGCGGTGATCACGATCACCGCCTCCAGCCCGAACGCGGGTCAGGCCGCCCGCATCGCGAACGCCGTCGCCGACAGCTTCGCCGACGCCGTCCCCAACACCCTCGAGAAGCGCGGCGAGAACGCCCCCTACGGCGTGCGCGTGGTGCAGGTGCAGAGCGCCCAGGTGCCGACCGCGCCCGTCGCACCGAACCTGCGGCTGTCGCTGGTGCTCGGCGGCCTGGCCGGCCTCGCCGTCGGCATCGGCGTCGCCCTGCTGCGGGCGACCCTCGACACCCGCATCCGCACCGCGGAAGAACTCGAGCACGCCGTCGACAAGCCGGTGCTCGGCCGGTTCGCGCTCTC
It encodes:
- a CDS encoding DegT/DnrJ/EryC1/StrS family aminotransferase; the protein is MAERIYMSSPDVTQAEEDAVVAAMRSGWIAPLGPDVDAFESELAERVGVAHGVALSSGTAALHLGLLVLGVKPGDVVVTSTMTFAATTNAIMYTGAEPFFIDADPVTGNMDPMLLREALEVLRDLGEHVGAIVPVDLLGKTVDYTRILEIADEFDVPVLADAAESLGATHAGRAAGSFGRASVVSFNGNKVMTTSGGGMLLTDDADLAQRVRYLATQARQPVVHYEHADVGYNYRMSNLLAALGRAQLARLDEMIARRREMRELYKQLFADVDGVEVFGAEGDEHDNVWLTSILVDSSVTGWEPSQLAAALAEDNIESRPVWKPMHLQPVFAGYRGEISGASETLFERGLTLPSGSALTAEQRERVVDAIAAFLAGR
- a CDS encoding polysaccharide biosynthesis protein encodes the protein MNSNSRARAQADASEEGLPWGIPVQQQRRRVAVALIDGLAWLFGIVFAVALRFEFTPTPTTWLWMIVLGVAAGAIQVGVGVFLALYRGRYPYGSFEEVRALGLIVLVETLLLSLVVIPLGIAMDIPRGTVLLAAPFVLIVMFGVRYIARLALENSRKPAAEAEPALIVGAGYLGDRLLHTVITDPTSPIKPVGLLDDDPAKKHLRLRGVPVVGSTGQIQDAARRTRASLLIIAIGNADSVLLRRLSDEAARAGLRVAVTPSLTEFMTGEKAKVDVRDIEIEDLIGRHPVDTNVELIAGYVTGKRVLVTGAGGSIGSELCRQLSKFGPAELIMLDRDETGLQIAQLGTAGHGLLDTNDVVLANIREPETLTRLFEQRRPEVVFHAAALKHLPMLEQYPDEAWKTNVLGSLNVIRAAMHVGVTHFVNISTDKAANPTSVLGHSKRVAEKLTAWAGEQTGMNFVSVRFGNVIGSRGSMLPTFQRLIAEERPITVTHPEATRYFMTIPEACQLVIQAGGIGRPGEVLILDMGEPVSILEVAKRMISMSGKNIDIVFTGLRHGEKLHEELVGSRENLERPFHPKIAHTRADVITPERLDKAGWKARMEQSPRNNDTTLIEPLNLEPRTNG
- a CDS encoding YveK family protein, yielding MNFPDVLRMLRRQFVLIIAATLIGLSAGAITAMLTPARYQASTDVFLSVEVSPDATPGERLAAAGYITQVIDSYRAVINTSLVLQPVVDALGLEVSAQQLSGSVQTTATLRSAVITITASSPNAGQAARIANAVADSFADAVPNTLEKRGENAPYGVRVVQVQSAQVPTAPVAPNLRLSLVLGGLAGLAVGIGVALLRATLDTRIRTAEELEHAVDKPVLGRFALSSDAAGQAADRRHEPRGSARRVVPHPAHQHAVPAPRRHDRRLRRHQCRAR